In a single window of the Lacerta agilis isolate rLacAgi1 chromosome 15, rLacAgi1.pri, whole genome shotgun sequence genome:
- the RTN4RL1 gene encoding reticulon-4 receptor-like 1 has translation MHRSSSPSTCRAGLCYQSIDLSDCRKGPRPAGRRPGWARSCGNGVEAPPLTRAVSPSWRPDVPERSKEGDGLLRKRLSLVPEILQGQRLLLLLIARIPGPPESSSFSSSSSDGQLSITTKRRETMHPADVSPPLSPLAGSCLELFLLLLLALGLPSSRGCPTDCVCYPSPMTVSCQSHNFLAIPEGIPEDSERVFLQNNQISLLLRGHFSPSLVTLWLYSNNVTFVDPNAFRGFSHLEELDLGDNPNLQELSAKTFQGLSRLHALHLYKCGLSSLPSGIFSGLHNLQYLYLQDNRLGYLHDDLFADLVNLSHLFLHGNRLWSLHQNTFRGLVNLDRLLLHQNQLQSIHRGAFHDLRRLTLLFLFNNSLSELPGEALAHLEALEYLRLNSNPWHCGCRAQSLWEWLHRFRGSSSSAICEFPEKLHGVDLKELTADSFRGCAASESLHHQVNGVRFPPSADRAPPGDHPPLHSSTEKGKGRPGEQRPGYRKPGKNCTKSRNRTTKPAGPWKENEGTDYEHKSPGLGLLPKPKGKCHRTSLQPPSGVQQAAGAGVRGAGARAAGALQAALLAGVLALAVIVR, from the exons ATGCACCGCAGCAGCAGTCCTTCCACGTGCAGAGCAGGGCTGTGCTATCAGTCCATCGACCTTTCCGACTGTCGCAAAGGTCCCAGGCCGGCCGGCAGGAGGCCAGGGTGGGCCAGGAGCTGCGGGAACGGAGTCGAGGCTCCTCCTCTGACTCGCGCGGTGTCCCCTTCCTGGCGCCCCGATGTCCCCGAGCGGAGCAAGGAAGGAGATGGTCTCCTGCGGAAGCGCCTCTCCTTG GTGCCAGAGATTCTGCAGGgacagaggctgctgctgctgctcattgcCAGGATACCTGGTCCCCCAgagtcctcctccttctcctcctcctcctctgatggCCAACTCTCAATTACCACCAAGCGCAGAGAAACAA TGCACCCCGCTGatgtctctcctcccctctctcctcttGCAGGGAGCTGCCTGGAActcttcctgctgcttctgctggctCTGGGGCTCCCCTCTTCGCGCGGCTGCCCCACGGACTGCGTCTGCTACCCGTCCCCCATGACCGTCAGCTGCCAGTCCCACAACTTCCTCGCCATCCCGGAGGGCATCCCCGAGGACAGCGAGCGCGTCTTCCTGCAGAACAACCAGATCTCCCTGCTGCTGCGCGGCCACTTCAGCCCCTCGCTGGTCACCCTCTGGCTGTACTCCAACAACGTCACCTTCGTGGACCCAAACGCCTTCCGCGGCTTCTCCCACCTGGAGGAGCTAGACCTGGGAGACAACCCCAACCTGCAAGAGCTGTCGGCCAAGACCTTCCAGGGCCTCAGCCGCCTCCACGCCCTGCACCTCTACAAGTGTGGCCTCAGCTCCCTGCCCAGCGGCATCTTCTCCGGCCTCCACAACCTGCAGTACCTCTACCTGCAGGACAACCGGCTGGGCTACCTGCACGATGACCTTTTCGCCGACCTCGTCAACCTCAGCCACCTCTTCCTGCATGGCAACCGGCTCTGGAGCCTCCACCAGAACACCTTCCGGGGGCTGGTCAACCTGGACCGGCTGCTCCTCCACCAGAACCAGCTGCAGAGCATCCACCGGGGAGCCTTCCACGACCTGCGGCGCCTCACCTTGCTCTTCCTCTTCAACAACAGCCTCTCCGAGCTGCCGGGGGAGGCCCTGGCCCACCTGGAGGCCTTGGAGTACCTGCGCCTCAACAGCAACCCCTGGCACTGCGGATGCCGGGCCCAGTCGCTCTGGGAGTGGCTGCACCGCTTCCGGGGCTCCAGCTCCAGCGCCATCTGCGAGTTCCCGGAGAAGCTGCACGGCGTGGACTTGAAGGAGCTGACGGCGGACAGCTTCCGGGGCTGCGCGGCCTCCGAGTCGCTGCACCACCAGGTGAATGGGGTGCGCTTCCCGCCGTCAGCTGATAGGGCGCCCCCGGGGGACCACCCGCCGCTCCACTCCTCCACGGAAAAGGGGAAAGGGCGGCCGGGGGAGCAGCGCCCTGGCTACCGGAAGCCCGGCAAGAACTGCACCAAGAGCCGAAACCGCACCACCAAGCCGGCCGGGCCCTGGAAGGAGAACGAGGGGACAGACTATGAGCACAAATCCCCTGGCCTGGGCCTGCTGCCCAAGCCGAAGGGGAAGTGCCACCGGACATCTCTGCAGCCCCCCAGCGGGGTCCAGCAGGCAGCGGGGGCCGGGGTGCGTGGGGCCGGGGCCAGGGCTGCAGGGGCCCTCCAGGCCGCCCTGCTGGCCGGGGTGCTGGCCTTGGCGGTGATCGTCCGCTGA